In the Anastrepha obliqua isolate idAnaObli1 chromosome 1, idAnaObli1_1.0, whole genome shotgun sequence genome, one interval contains:
- the LOC129235865 gene encoding integrator complex subunit 12 → MAASTNEMEMLRKAIRLLYSPHPNSAAELRLMLDEAIKQRYGPELMISNNMSKNLIELEANFPGRAATPPPPQEHPQTMEQDPNVDEVINLTGSPAKTISDSPDTILDSDDGAHVGSTMLTGGDEDVNLKEFGDLNCAVCGEMVFTATNRLIECSSCGTLYHQECHKPPITDEETSEGQEHNWQCDNCLNKPSTSKAAGVIIEEPIALVSKTKSSASSSRSSSTSNSSSPFAIVQQEVPSSSTAQSVQVPTSSSRHHHHKSSRSHKEERPSSSSSKSGSSSSAINPTFNVVSASEKSSSHSSKKSSSHSSSSGKSSSSKSSSKHHDSNKRKSK, encoded by the coding sequence ATGGCTGCAAGTACTAATGAGATGGAGATGTTACGAAAAGCAATCAGATTGCTGTACTCTCCTCATCCAAACTCGGCTGCTGAATTGCGATTAATGTTGGATGAAGCTATAAAACAACGTTATGGGCCAGAACTTATGATATCCAACAATATGAGCAAGAACTTAATAGAGCTTGAAGCAAACTTTCCTGGTCGCGCTGCAACTCCACCACCACCTCAGGAGCATCCGCAAACTATGGAGCAGGACCCAAATGTCGACGAAGTAATTAATTTAACCGGTTCTCCTGCTAAAACTATATCAGATTCACCCGACACTATCTTGGACTCAGATGATGGTGCACACGTCGGTAGCACAATGCTGACTGGTGGTGATGAAGATGTTAATCTAAAAGAATTCGGAGACTTAAATTGCGCCGTTTGCGGTGAAATGGTTTTCACCGCTACTAATCGTTTGATCGAATGTTCAAGTTGCGGAACGCTTTACCACCAGGAGTGTCACAAACCACCTATTACCGACGAAGAAACATCTGAGGGGCAAGAGCACAATTGGCAATGCGATAATTGCCTTAATAAACCTTCAACTAGTAAGGCAGCCGGTGTTATAATTGAAGAGCCAATTGCATTGGTATCGAAAACAAAGTCTTCGGCTTCATCATCTCGTTCATCATCCACATCGAATTCATCATCTCCGTTTGCTATTGTACAGCAAGAGGTGCCTAGTTCGTCCACTGCACAATCGGTACAAGTGCCAACATCTTCAAGTAGACACCATCACCATAAAAGTTCTAGATCTCATAAAGAGGAGCGACCGTCATCAAGCAGTTCTAAGTCTGGATCGTCTAGCAGCGCCATTAATCCAACCTTCAATGTTGTTAGTGCAAGTGAGAAGAGCTCCTCACATTCCTCGAAGAAATCATCTTCACATTCTTCTTCCTCCGGCAAATCATCTTCATCGAAGTCATCATCAAAACACCACGACAGCAACAAACGAAAGTCAAAATAA
- the LOC129235862 gene encoding ATP-dependent RNA helicase me31b — MITENTTNMHASLGSKSAIKALQMVKNPQDDMGWKSKLKIPPKDNRFKTSDVTDTRGNEFEEFCLKRELLMGIFEKGWERPSPIQEAAIPIALSGKDVLARAKNGTGKTGAYCIPVLEQIDPTKDYIQALVVVPTRELALQTSQICIELAKHLDIRVMVTTGGTILKDDILRIYQKVQLIIATPGRILDLMDKKVADMAQCKILVLDEADKLLSLDFQGMLDHVIMRLPKDPQILLFSATFPLSVKNFMEKHLREPYEINLMEELTLKGVTQYYAFVQERQKVHCLNTLFSKLQINQSIIFCNSTQRVELLAKKITELGYCCYYIHAKMAQTHRNRVFHDFRQGLCRNLVCSDLFTRGIDVQAVNVVINFDFPRMAETYLHRIGRSGRFGHLGIAINLITYEDRFDLHRIEKELGTEIKPIPKVIDPALYVANAAATSTETNNDLNNSVNEEGNISK, encoded by the coding sequence atgattACAGAAAACACGACGAATATGCATGCAAGTTTGGGGTCAAAAAGTGCGATTAaagcgcttcaaatggtcaagaATCCGCAAGATGACATGGGATGGAAATCAAAGCTCAAGATTCCGCCAAAAGACAACCGGTTTAAGACGAGTGATGTTACCGATACTCGTGGAAATgaatttgaagaattttgcTTGAAAAGAGAACTGTTAATGGGTATTTTTGAGAAGGGCTGGGAGCGTCCATCGCCGATTCAGGAGGCCGCAATACCAATAGCTTTAAGCGGAAAAGATGTGCTAGCTAGAGCAAAGAACGGTACTGGCAAAACCGGAGCGTACTGCATTCCTGTTTTGGAGCAAATCGATCCAACAAAAGATTATATACAAGCCTTGGTGGTAGTTCCCACAAGGGAGCTCGCTTTGCAAACGTCGCAAATATGCATTGAACTGGCAAAACATCTTGACATACGAGTAATGGTAACAACGGGAGGTACAATTCTAAAAGATGACATACTTCGCATATACCAAAAAGTACAGTTAATTATAGCCACACCTGGGCGTATTTTGGATTTAATGGACAAAAAAGTTGCAGATATGGCGCAATGCAAAATTCTAGTTTTAGATGAAGCCGATAAATTGTTGTCTCTTGATTTCCAAGGCATGCTGGATCATGTTATAATGAGGTTGCCTAAAGATCCACAAATTCTGTTGTTTTCTGCAACATTTCCGTTAAGCGTCAAAAATTTCATGGAGAAGCATTTGCGGGAAccatatgaaataaatttaatggagGAGCTAACATTAAAAGGCGTAACACAGTATTACGCATTCGTTCAAGAACGCCAAAAAGTTCATTGCTTAAATACACTGTTTTCTAAGctacaaataaatcaatcaaTAATATTCTGTAATTCCACCCAACGTGTCGAGTTGCTTGCgaaaaaaataacggaacttggATATTGTTGTTACTATATACATGCTAAGATGGCTCAGACTCATAGAAATCGCGTGTTTCACGATTTTCGACAAGGATTGTGTAGAAATCTTGTATGCTCTGATCTTTTCACTCGAGGTATCGATGTCCAGGCCGTCAATGTTGTTATTAACTTCGATTTCCCCCGAATGgcagaaacgtatttgcatcgAATTGGCCGTTCTGGACGTTTCGGTCACCTTGGAATCGCAATTAATTTAATAACCTACGAGGATAGATTCGATCTTCATCGGATTGAAAAAGAGCTTGGAACCGAAATCAAACCGATACCTAAAGTAATTGATCCAGCTTTGTACGTCGCTAATGCAGCCGCTACTTCAACGGAAACCAACAATGATCTTAATAATTCAGTAAATGAAGAGGGTAACATCAGCAAATGA